One stretch of Daphnia pulicaria isolate SC F1-1A chromosome 6, SC_F0-13Bv2, whole genome shotgun sequence DNA includes these proteins:
- the LOC124342119 gene encoding uncharacterized protein LOC124342119, translated as MELDVKISSRNVSHTIERKLTSPPFQEIAAPLPLNRLRQTQAFHTTGVDFAGPLFYKPLQRRRKRKASSSVQDPTSADDPTEKLAEDPPAEEDAPKEATIAGVEDLFEENFEIQDILPTTTKAKKTNHLKCYVCLFTCAATRGIHLELMPDMTARFFLLAFRKIAAGRGPVSVMCSDNAQTFRCVDRYLKTFNADPIVQDFLASRKTLWIFSARLAPWWGGFWERMVRSVKDLLRRSNGRACLHYLELEASLIEIESLINARPLSYIGR; from the exons ATGGAACTGGATGTCAAAATCAGCAGCAGAAATGTCAG CCACACTATTGAGCGTAAATTAACATCACCGCCATTCCAAGAGATAGCAGCTCCTCTCCCATTGAATCGACTCCGCCAAACACAAGCCTTTCACACTACTGGAGTTGACTTCGCTGGGCCATTGTTTTACAAACCATTACaacgaagaaggaaaaggaaagctTCGTCATCCGTCCAGGATCCGACTTCAGCAGACGATCCAACTGAAAAGCTAGCTGAGGATCCGCCCGCTGAAGAAGACGCTCCAAAAGAAGCTACGATCGCAGGCGTAGAAGATTTATTCGAAGAGAATTTCGAGATCCAAGATATTCTACCTACAACCACTAAAGCTAAGAAAACTAATCATCTCAAGTGTTATGTTTGTCTTTTCACATGTGCAGCCACTCGTGGGATTCATTTGGAATTAATGCCGGATATGACCGCACGCTTCTTTCTACTTGCCTTCCGTAAAATTGCAGCTGGACGAGGACCCGTCTCAGTAATGTGCTCGGACAATGCTCAAACGTTCCGATGCGTCGACCGATACCTGAAGACATTCAACGCTGACCCAATCGTCCAAGATTTCCTAGCATCTAGAAAAACTCTCTGGATATTTTCCGCCAGACTAGCACCCTGGTGGGGAGGATTCTGGGAACGTATGGTGAGGAGCGTAAAGGATCTGCTACGACGCTCCAACGGTCGAGCCTGTCTGCACTACTTGGAATTGGAAGCAAGTTTGATTGAAATCGAAAGCCTGATTAACGCACGCCCGCTCAGCTATATTGGCAGATGA